From the genome of Podospora bellae-mahoneyi strain CBS 112042 chromosome 2, whole genome shotgun sequence:
GACTATCAGGTTGAGCCTGAAGACCAGTCACCATGCAGCATCAACCAGAGCTTACCAAACTCTGACCCTGACGAAGAAACCCAACCTGAATTAGAGGCAAAGATACCAGTGGAAGAACCACAaaaacaccagcaacaacaagagctGGAATTACCTACAGAACCCAAGAAGATGTCAGAGGTGGAACCGGCGGTTCGGTTTGTGCCCGCGAAGCTGCCTCATTTTGGGTGATCGGACATGATTATTAGCATAGCATTATTACAGAGATgaatgggggagggagggtcATGACAAATGAGACGATAACGATGAATTCAATGTTTGTACAGCGTCTTTATGGGATTACTTAGTAGCGAAAAGGTCAGGTTCGGTAGGGATTCATGATAGATTTCTAGTGTTTTTATCATTACTATTAATTATTATGAAGTTAGAATGAACTAACTCACCCATCAAAGGCAAATCGGACGGGTTTCAGATCCCTACTTCTTCAACTCCGTCCCCAAGAGATGGATCTGACGTTTCAGCTGGAAGCTCACAATTGCCCTACAGTTGGAGATGCCTCGGCAACATGCCCTTCTTTGAGGCGTCGAGGGTGCTTCCCCGCATCTCCCCCCCAGGTTTTGGGTCCTTGGCGGCGCTGTGGGTCCGGGGTAGGGTGGGTTTCCCGCCCTTTTCTAGACcgttttggggagggagttcGTTGATGACGGGGAGATCGATCTGGCTGGGTTTGTAGAAAGAATATATTTGGGGTAgatctttctctttttcttatCCTGTTTTCCTTTTGCCTTGGGAGATATATCCCACTTGTTTTCAACATTTGTCGGTTTTTACATCTAACACATCCTCGAGCGGGCTCATCTACACTTACACCAACTCACTCACCTTTCTCACTATTCCTACAAGatggcctcctccggccccatcaccaccccgcTCACAACCCTCCTGGGAATCAaacaccccatcctcctcgccggcaTGGCccgcacctcctccgccccgcTCGCCGCTGCGGTCTCCAACGCCGGCGGTTTAGGGGTTATCGGCGGCTTCATGTACACCCCCGACCAGCTCCGTGGCATCGTCACAGAGCTCAAGTCCCTGCTTGctcacccctccctccccttcggtATCGACCTTGCCCTCCCACAAGTCGGGGGCAACGCGAGAAAGACAAACCACGACTACACCAACGGTAAACTCGACGAGTTGATTGATATCACGATTGAGTCCGGAGCAAAACTGTTTGTCTGCGCAGTGGGGGTCCCGCCGAAGCATGTAATTGAACGGTTGCACAGCGCAGGGATTCTAATCATGAACATGGTTGGTCACCCCAAGCACGCTGTGAAAGCGTTGGATCTTGGGGTTGATATGGTCTGCCCtcaggggggggaggggggtgggcaCACGGGGGATATCAGTGGGACGGTGCTTATTCCTgcggtggttgatgttgcgaGAAAATACAAACCCCAGATGCTCAACGGGCAGAGTGCTatggttgttgctgcgggAGGGATTCATAACGGGAGGgggctggctgctgctttgATGCagggtgctgttggggtttgggtCGGGACGCGGTTTGTTGCTTCGGTTGAGGCGGGGTGTTCGGAGCAGCATAAGCAGGCTGTTGTCGAGTGCGGCTTTGACGAGACGGAGAGGACGTTGGTGTTGAGTGGACGGCCGttgaggatgaagacgaaTGATTGGGTTAGGGGGTGGCATGCGAAGCCGGATATGATTAGGGAGTTGAccgggaagggggtggtgccgaTTGAGTATGATCTTGATAAGGGGAATGAGATTGATGTGCCTCATCTCATGGGCCAGGTTGCGGGCGCGATCCAAAAGGTGCAGCCGGCCAGGGAGATTGtcgaggagatggtggaggaggcggtgcagatgttgaggttgggggggcaGTATCTTGCCGGGAATAAAGGGCCCAAGTTGTAGATGATAGGGATATGTTTCGGCTGTGTCGTTTTTCAAGTCAATATCAAAGCGTGTAAATTTCTGATCAAGTTCCCCGTACATTTGAATCCTTCTATTCCTGAATTTTGAGTGGATTATGTACAATTAAATCAAGAAAAGTCTATACCCTCCGTATGCCCTCTATCTATGTGTATCCTACAGTATCACTACAAATCCTTTACCACCAGCTTGCTACAACTGCTTCTACTCGAGTACattcaacttcctcctcaccgggTTAAAGTCGGTATTAAACTGGTACTTTCCATCCCCAACCATTTTCTCCTCTCTGCTCACGGCCTCCAAGTTGATATCCGTTGCCATCGCGTTCAGGAAATTGCAGATTGGCTTGGGATGCCACCTCCCGCCACCAATTTCGAACCAAGACAGATGCCCGCCAAGAGACGTCGTGCAGAGAACTGTGTAAGGGTTCACGGCGAACTCCTGGTAGGGAATGGCTTCCTTGACGGCAATTGGGTCATCAAGGGCGGAGATGGCCAGGAAGGGGAtgcggatggcgaggatggcgtcgCAGGAGGAAGCGTCACGGTAGTAGGCGTTTTCGGTAGGGTAACCCCATGTGACGGTCTGGACTGCGCGGTCAAACTCGTGGAGGTAGGTGACGTTTTGGACGCGGTCGTAGTCGACGTTGGTGTATTTGAGGATTTGCTCCTTGTGTTGCTCAAAGAGTTTTTTGAGGTTGTCTGAAGTAGTGTTAGGTACTGCgtgtggaagaaaagggttACGAATAACTTACTGCCCATGATCTTGGAGTAGacctccttccccaaccaTGTCCTCTGAAGCCCCTTGTTTGACACCTCCAAGTCGAAAGGGTTGCTCACGGCAATGGCCGCCTTCAATGGGCAGTTtgcaccctcctcgccaacgtAATTGGTCATGATATTGGCACCAAGCGAGAAACCCACTCCAAACAGAGGTCTGTTGGGAaacatcttcctcgcccactTGACAAACTGCCTCACATCCCACGTCGCCCTCGCATTGAACAACACCCCCGTCGTCACCTTGCTGTTCGCGCAACCTCTCGCATTAACCACACAAACCTCCCACTCgcccccatccatcaccaagggAGCAATAGCATGTCGGAGATAAATCTCGTGAGACCCCCCCGAAAGCCCATGCAGCGCTATCAGCATAGGCTTGCTGTCATCAGACCCAATACCAGCAAACTCTTCCTCCGAGTAAAACGCCGTTCTCGGCGGGAgctcctcgtcaaagtccTTGTGTTGAGGAACAACAAAGTCGACAGCAAAAGTGCCGGCGTAGGTCTTGTGGTCGGCGTCAAAGATCTTTCTCTTGTAGTAGATTTGCGGGCCGTGCTCCTTGACGGCTGTATATATGGTCTGGAGATGGCCGTTGAAAAGAAGGGGGTTCATCTGACATTTTGGCACGGCGGCCTCGACGAccttgaggaggtcggtTTGGGAGCCATCTTTCCTGGTTAAGGGCAGGGGGGTGGCCGCGTGGGCAAAGTCGATTTTGGCGCGGCCGAACCAGTCCATAGCTGCGAGGTGCCGTCCGCGACGAGATAGGGCTGTGCGGAGGAGGGACAGCGTGTCGGACAGGCTGGACTTGAGGGGTGAGTGAGCGGGAAGGGCAAAGATGGGTGGATTTGAAAAGATGTGAAGTCCTGGGAGTTCACAGATATAAAAAAGGGACCAGGAGAAGCCAAGACAGCGGGATGGAACCTGGTTGATTTTAGATTGGTGGAGTTCAAGCTCGGAATGGGTTTTCAAAGAGAAACTTGTATTTCGATTTCTATTTTCTATGGAAAGTCCATGGTGGAACAAGGAACAGGCAATCGGGTATATAAAGTCCAATCAATCGAGGCAACATGCAAGTCTTGATTCTGGTTGAGGTCGTTGTCCTGGTCTTGGAAGCTGCAAGTGCCGAGGCACGTTGTGGGGCAACCGTCACTGGTCTCTCAGCCTCGGTGCCAAGATTCAACGTCTCGATATCATATCTGTAAGAGTGGTGGAGACCAATGTCGACCGCTTCTGGCCCGACGGTAAAAATATAAGTCTCTTTCTGGTATACATCATGTC
Proteins encoded in this window:
- a CDS encoding hypothetical protein (MEROPS:MER0059846; EggNog:ENOG503NW0F; COG:S); this translates as MDWFGRAKIDFAHAATPLPLTRKDGSQTDLLKVVEAAVPKCQMNPLLFNGHLQTIYTAVKEHGPQIYYKRKIFDADHKTYAGTFAVDFVVPQHKDFDEELPPRTAFYSEEEFAGIGSDDSKPMLIALHGLSGGSHEIYLRHAIAPLVMDGGEWEVCVVNARGCANSKVTTGVLFNARATWDVRQFVKWARKMFPNRPLFGVGFSLGANIMTNYVGEEGANCPLKAAIAVSNPFDLEVSNKGLQRTWLGKEVYSKIMGNNLKKLFEQHKEQILKYTNVDYDRVQNVTYLHEFDRAVQTVTWGYPTENAYYRDASSCDAILAIRIPFLAISALDDPIAVKEAIPYQEFAVNPYTVLCTTSLGGHLSWFEIGGGRWHPKPICNFLNAMATDINLEAVSREEKMVGDGKYQFNTDFNPVRRKLNVLE
- a CDS encoding hypothetical protein (EggNog:ENOG503NZ7I; COG:E), giving the protein MASSGPITTPLTTLLGIKHPILLAGMARTSSAPLAAAVSNAGGLGVIGGFMYTPDQLRGIVTELKSLLAHPSLPFGIDLALPQVGGNARKTNHDYTNGKLDELIDITIESGAKLFVCAVGVPPKHVIERLHSAGILIMNMVGHPKHAVKALDLGVDMVCPQGGEGGGHTGDISGTVLIPAVVDVARKYKPQMLNGQSAMVVAAGGIHNGRGLAAALMQGAVGVWVGTRFVASVEAGCSEQHKQAVVECGFDETERTLVLSGRPLRMKTNDWVRGWHAKPDMIRELTGKGVVPIEYDLDKGNEIDVPHLMGQVAGAIQKVQPAREIVEEMVEEAVQMLRLGGQYLAGNKGPKL